In one window of Janthinobacterium sp. 1_2014MBL_MicDiv DNA:
- a CDS encoding sensor histidine kinase, with translation MEDQHSSPELFLFLASTVHDMKNSISVVSGTLESLLAAEQAKDVPQADPAYLQMAQMLYQTKRLNDNLIQLLALYKEVGKPGYPFDVQPQLVSQVIDQVVDQEKILLLSKGIRLETQCPPDLIWTLDEDLVIGVLAHAINNAIRYTRDTIRLSVREHGDLLELRVEDNGDGYSQALLEAGSAAMDGMAAGVNFSTNSTGLGLYFSSEVAKMHKHRGSSGSIALENGGALGGGCFILRLP, from the coding sequence GTGGAAGATCAACACAGCTCGCCCGAGCTTTTCCTGTTCCTGGCGTCGACCGTGCACGACATGAAAAACTCGATCAGCGTGGTCAGCGGCACCCTGGAATCGCTGCTGGCGGCCGAGCAGGCGAAAGACGTCCCGCAGGCCGACCCCGCCTACCTGCAGATGGCGCAGATGCTGTACCAGACCAAGCGCCTGAACGATAACCTGATCCAGCTGCTGGCCCTGTACAAGGAAGTGGGCAAGCCCGGCTACCCGTTCGACGTGCAGCCGCAGCTGGTCAGCCAGGTCATCGACCAGGTGGTGGACCAGGAAAAGATCCTGCTGCTGTCGAAGGGCATCCGCCTGGAGACGCAATGCCCGCCGGACCTGATCTGGACACTCGATGAAGACCTCGTCATCGGCGTGCTCGCGCATGCGATCAACAACGCCATCCGCTACACGCGGGACACGATCCGCCTGTCCGTGCGGGAGCACGGCGATTTGCTGGAATTGCGCGTGGAAGACAATGGCGACGGCTATTCGCAGGCGCTGCTCGAGGCGGGCAGCGCGGCCATGGACGGCATGGCGGCCGGCGTGAATTTCTCCACCAACAGCACGGGCCTGGGCCTGTATTTTTCCAGCGAAGTGGCGAAGATGCACAAGCACCGGGGCAGCAGCGGCAGCATCGCGCTGGAAAATGGCGGCGCCCTGGGCGGCGGCTGCTTCATCCTGCGCCTGCCCTGA
- a CDS encoding family 2A encapsulin nanocompartment cargo protein cysteine desulfurase: MTTQTPTSDGAAALAPSSPPASLLPDEATLNRLAGEFFARLPGLAPAVDKSPSLGGSGSVLDAAPRYANRPPPQPGPAFAAIAPGVATAQVPPVTPPLESPIAPAPASVPTPRLSAINAPGAPSPYYFIGGAHGYPASGHGLDGLARQGRGQHDADDLRGLSATPQRAPARQLPVPPSNSQPEFYFQTVLPAQPAGATPGEHQAPAPFDVHAVRRDFPVLAERVNGKPLAWFDNAATTHKPQSVIDRIAYFYAHENSNIHRAAHALAARASDAYEAARAKVAGFLGAASANEIIFVRGATEGINLVANTFGRKYIGSGDEIIVSQLEHHANIVPWQQLAAEKGATLRVIPVDDSGQIILDEFRKLLNGRTKLVSMTQVSNALGTVTPVAQIIALAHAAGVRVLVDGAQAVSHLRVDVQALGADFYVFSGHKVFAPTGIGAVYGKADLLEQLPPWQGGGNMIADVTFERTVYQGVPNRFEAGTGNIADAVGLGAAIDYVQRIGLENIAAYEHALLDYATHRLQAIAGVRLIGTALDKASVASFVLAGYEPAEVGRALNDEGIAVRSGHHCAQPILRRFGVEATVRPSFAFYNTYEEIDRMIAVVRRLAGARR, encoded by the coding sequence ATGACTACCCAGACACCTACAAGTGATGGTGCGGCGGCCCTGGCGCCGTCTTCGCCGCCTGCATCGCTGTTACCCGACGAAGCGACGCTGAACCGCCTGGCGGGCGAGTTTTTCGCGCGCCTGCCGGGGCTCGCGCCTGCAGTGGACAAATCGCCCAGTCTCGGCGGTTCCGGCAGCGTGCTCGATGCGGCGCCCCGCTATGCGAACCGTCCGCCGCCGCAACCCGGTCCTGCGTTCGCCGCCATCGCGCCCGGCGTGGCGACGGCGCAGGTGCCGCCCGTGACGCCTCCGCTGGAGTCGCCGATTGCGCCGGCGCCGGCCTCCGTGCCGACGCCGCGCCTGTCGGCGATCAACGCGCCCGGTGCGCCATCGCCGTATTATTTCATCGGTGGCGCGCACGGCTATCCCGCGTCGGGCCATGGTCTCGACGGCCTGGCGCGGCAGGGACGGGGACAGCACGATGCGGACGACTTGCGTGGCCTGTCTGCCACGCCGCAGCGTGCACCTGCGCGCCAGCTGCCTGTCCCGCCGTCAAACAGCCAGCCCGAGTTCTATTTCCAGACCGTGCTGCCCGCGCAGCCGGCGGGGGCGACACCGGGTGAACACCAGGCGCCGGCGCCGTTCGACGTGCATGCCGTGCGGCGCGACTTTCCCGTGCTGGCCGAACGGGTCAACGGCAAGCCGCTGGCCTGGTTCGACAATGCGGCCACCACGCACAAGCCGCAGTCGGTGATCGACCGTATCGCGTACTTCTATGCGCACGAGAACTCGAACATCCACCGCGCCGCGCACGCGCTGGCGGCGCGCGCCAGCGATGCGTACGAGGCGGCGCGCGCCAAGGTCGCCGGTTTCCTCGGCGCCGCCTCGGCAAATGAAATCATCTTCGTGCGCGGTGCCACGGAAGGCATCAACCTGGTCGCCAATACCTTTGGCCGCAAGTACATCGGCAGCGGCGACGAGATCATCGTTTCGCAGCTCGAACACCACGCCAACATCGTGCCGTGGCAGCAGCTGGCGGCGGAGAAGGGCGCGACATTGCGCGTGATTCCCGTCGACGACAGCGGGCAGATCATCCTCGATGAATTCCGCAAACTGCTCAACGGGCGCACCAAACTGGTGTCCATGACGCAGGTGTCGAATGCGCTGGGGACGGTGACGCCCGTGGCGCAGATCATCGCGCTGGCGCATGCGGCCGGCGTGCGCGTGCTGGTCGACGGCGCGCAGGCCGTGTCGCACCTGCGCGTGGACGTGCAGGCGCTGGGCGCCGATTTCTATGTGTTTTCGGGGCACAAGGTGTTTGCTCCGACGGGCATCGGCGCCGTGTATGGCAAGGCCGATTTGCTCGAGCAGCTGCCGCCATGGCAGGGCGGCGGCAACATGATCGCCGACGTCACGTTCGAGCGCACCGTCTACCAGGGCGTGCCGAACCGTTTCGAGGCGGGCACGGGCAATATCGCCGACGCCGTGGGCCTGGGCGCGGCCATCGATTACGTGCAGCGCATCGGCCTGGAAAACATCGCCGCCTACGAGCACGCGCTGCTCGACTACGCGACGCATCGCTTGCAGGCGATCGCCGGCGTGCGCCTGATCGGCACGGCGCTGGACAAGGCCAGCGTGGCCTCGTTCGTGCTGGCCGGCTACGAGCCGGCCGAAGTGGGGCGCGCCCTGAACGACGAGGGCATCGCCGTGCGTTCGGGCCACCATTGCGCCCAGCCGATCCTGCGCCGCTTCGGCGTGGAAGCGACCGTGCGGCCTTCGTTCGCGTTCTACAACACGTACGAGGAGATCGACCGCATGATCGCGGTGGTGCGCCGCCTGGCGGGCGCGCGCCGCTGA
- a CDS encoding family 2A encapsulin nanocompartment shell protein yields the protein MAEATPDSQFALGDNAARQLANASKSVPQLSTITPRWLVHLLQWLPVEAGIYRLNRVKNPKDVRVACSQRDESELPQTFVDYDDQPREYFLNAVSTVLDVHTRVSDLYSSPHDQIKEQLRLTIETIKERQESELINNPDYGLLASVHDDQRIFTLTGAPTPDDLDELLTKVWKEPGFFLAHPLAIAAFGRECTRRGVPPPTVSLFGSQFLTWRGVPLVPSDKLPIEDGKTKIILLRAGEQRQGVIGLFQPGLAGEQSPGLSVRFMGINRHAISSYLISLYCSLAVLTDDALAVLEDVEIGKYHDYPDTYK from the coding sequence ATGGCCGAAGCAACCCCCGATAGCCAGTTTGCGCTGGGCGACAACGCCGCGCGCCAGCTGGCCAATGCCAGCAAGAGCGTCCCCCAGCTGTCCACCATCACGCCGCGCTGGCTCGTGCACCTGCTGCAATGGCTGCCCGTGGAAGCGGGTATCTACCGCCTGAACCGCGTGAAAAATCCGAAGGACGTGCGCGTGGCGTGTTCGCAGCGCGACGAGTCGGAACTGCCGCAAACCTTCGTCGACTACGATGACCAGCCGCGCGAGTATTTCCTCAATGCCGTCAGCACGGTGCTCGACGTGCACACGCGCGTGTCGGACCTGTACAGCAGCCCGCACGACCAGATCAAGGAGCAGCTGCGCCTGACCATCGAAACGATCAAGGAGCGCCAGGAAAGCGAATTGATCAACAATCCCGATTACGGCCTGCTGGCCAGCGTGCACGATGACCAGCGCATCTTTACCCTGACGGGCGCGCCCACGCCGGACGACCTCGATGAACTGCTGACGAAAGTGTGGAAGGAGCCCGGCTTCTTCCTCGCCCATCCGCTGGCGATTGCCGCCTTCGGCCGCGAATGCACGCGCCGCGGCGTGCCGCCGCCGACCGTCAGCCTGTTCGGCTCGCAGTTCCTCACGTGGCGCGGCGTGCCGCTGGTGCCGTCCGACAAACTGCCGATCGAAGACGGCAAGACCAAGATTATCTTGCTGCGCGCGGGCGAGCAGCGCCAGGGCGTGATCGGCCTGTTCCAGCCCGGCCTGGCGGGCGAGCAAAGCCCGGGCCTGTCCGTGCGCTTCATGGGCATCAACCGCCATGCGATTTCGTCCTACCTGATTTCGCTGTATTGCTCGCTGGCCGTATTGACGGACGATGCGCTGGCCGTGCTGGAAGACGTGGAGATCGGTAAATACCATGACTACCCAGACACCTACAAGTGA
- a CDS encoding helix-turn-helix domain-containing protein: MLIKQFGLAVRQLREGHGWSQERLAEAADLNRSFIGEIERGAATPSLLTVEKLAGALGIGLAGLMARCEPELVD; the protein is encoded by the coding sequence ATGTTGATCAAACAGTTTGGACTGGCCGTGCGCCAGTTGCGCGAAGGGCATGGCTGGTCGCAGGAGCGGCTGGCCGAAGCGGCCGACTTGAACCGTTCCTTCATCGGCGAAATCGAACGGGGCGCGGCCACGCCGTCGCTGCTGACGGTGGAAAAGCTGGCCGGCGCGCTGGGCATCGGCCTGGCGGGCTTGATGGCGCGCTGCGAACCGGAATTGGTCGATTAA